The Vibrio gazogenes DNA segment TCATACGCTTCTTCATAAGCATCCTGAGTGGTTGCAAACCCACAACGGTAAACCCCATTATTCACATTCGGGTAGATGCGGTCATTCCACTGATCAATCGCTGCCTGTAATGATTTCGGATAAAAATCCAGCGAATTGCCTGTCAGATGGTTAAACTCGCTGTTAAACATCCGGATAATCTCAGACGACTCATTACTCACAATCGTATTGGTCTTTTTATCCCAAAGGACCGGAACGGTCACCCGACCGGTATAGTCCGGTTTTGCTCGCGTATAGATCTGATGCAATCGGGTATGACCAAAGAGTGGCTCCGGAATCCCGAATGTCCATCCTTCAGACATCATATCCGGACAAACGATTGTGACATCAATATGATCATTCAGCGCTTTAAGCTGACGGAAAATCAGGGTCCGATGCGCCCACGGGCAAGCAAGAGAGACATACAGATGGTAACGTCCGGATTCTGGTTGAAACTGTGCATCAGGATCATGCTTTACCCAATGACGAAACCCTGCATCCTCACGAACAAAACGCCCTTGCTGGCTCTTTGTGTCGTACCAAACATCATGCCATGTACCTTCAATAAGCTTTCCCATAAATCCCCCCTTATCTCTGTATAGGTCGATTATAGGAAAATACCACCCGATTCAACACTCACCATCTCTGGCTTTCATATTCAAATAATTCGAATGAACAGCCAGTAGCATCTAAATAAAAACCATTTCAATAGAAATCATGTCAATAAAAGGTATAAAAAATAAATCATCAATGATGAATGATATGATTCATCACCATTTAAAAACCGAATAGAATAATCATTGAATAGCCTTAAAATATAAAAATCACTATATAAAATAATTTAAAAAATAGAAAAAACCTGATATTAAAACAAATAAAAATAATCATTTAAATTTTTTAAAATCAATTAAATTATCTATAAAAACCGCTTATAAATAAACTACCCATAAGCGCTAAAAACAAAGATTTAGCACTATCCATAACCACAACAAATTAACATAAAACACTGAAAAATATGAATTAATATAATATCATTATTATCATAATAACACGTGATATATTTGATCGGTTCAGGTAAAATAATAGCCGTGAAATATACAGGAGACATCACAGTGAATACGATATGGTTAACCGGAGATGCTGTCGTTGATTTAATCCCTGACGGTGAATCTCATTATTTAAAATGCCCGGGTGGTGCACCGGCAAATGTCGCAGTTGCTATCGCTCGTTTAGGTGGAGAAAGTGCATTTTTTGGTCGCGTCGGTTTTGACCCGATGGGTAAATTTATGCGCCAGGTCTTGGCTGAAGAATCGGTCAATACTGATTATTTATTACTTGATAAAGCACAGCGAACCTCCACTGTCGTCGTCGATCTAGATGATCATGGTGAACGTAGTTTCACATTTATGGTAAAACCAAGTGCCGATCAATTTCTAATCCCCGATGATATCCCGCAGTTTCAACAAAATGAATGGTTGCATGTGTGCTCCATTGCATTGGCAAATGAACCGAGTCGAAGTTCAACACTCGCTGCCATTCAACAGATCAAACAAGCTGGTGGCTCATTCAGTTTTGATCCCAATTTGAGAGAAGAAGTCTGGTCAAATCCTGAAGAAATGATTCCGACCGTCATGCAAGTTGTATATCAAGCTGACGTGGTTAAATTTTCCGCAGAAGAACTCACTTTGCTGACCGGAACTGAAACGATTGAAGATGGCCTGCAAACATTGGCTAAATTTTCGATCCCATTAATTGTCATTACATTAGGTGCAGAAGGGACACTCATTGTCAGTCAGGGAGAACAGATCAAAGTCCCCAGTCGTCCAGTCGATGTCGTTGATACCACGGGTGCCGGAGATGCATTTGTCGGGGGGATGCTCTGCCGTTTATCTGAGTTCGAACAATGGAAGAATCGAGCAACGATCATTGATGCTGTGACGTGGGGTAATTGCTGCGGTGGTTTGGCAACGACACACAAAGGTGCAATGACTGCTCTACCGCAACGTCATCAACTACTCGAACTGATTATGCGTGAACATAGTTCTGGTAAAAATTAATCGATTTCTGATAAAAACGGGTGACGCAATTGCATCACCCGTTATGAAAAAGATGCTATGAACGATAAGGCGTTACCGGCGCCTGTAGTTCGTAAACCTGTAAATTCACTGTGGCATCTTTTACGGACAGTCGTGTGGCAGACTCAGGTGTAAAGACCCGAGTCGTCATCACGGCTTCTCCATGATTGATAAAGATCTCTAGTGATGAATTATCAGCAAGAATCTGTAACGCAACACTACCGGAAGATAATTCAACTTCACGAACAGTATCCCCTTCTTCAATTTGAGTATGGGTACGATCAAGCAATAAACGATGTTTAATCGGGTCAAGATAAATCTCAATATAGTATTGCTCGTCTTCAAATAAACGAAGCCGACTTCCCCACTCAAGCTCTACAAACAGCTCAAATGTTTTGGTATTCAGATCGACAGCATCATTTTCTAAGCAAATATCATGTAATTCGCCGCGTAGCGCGGCCAACTCCCGCAGAGGATGCTGAACAATCTTACCACCGACGAATTCAAGCTCACGTAATGCGGTTAGCTGGTGAATCCAACCAGAACGACAAGTCGGATGCTTCAGTTCATCCGGTAATCCCATCCAGCCACACATCACTCGTCGTCCGTCCGGTGTTTCCATACTCTGCGGGGCATAAAAATCAAAGCCGTGATCCAGCACTTGTAGCTTAGAAATTGAGATTTCATCCTGCGCGTTAAATGACACCTGAGCAATACGATTCTGATGTGGGACGGTATTCAATTCACTTTCAGATTGAATGCCTTGTGGTGCAAAAACGAAGCAATCCTGGCCATTTACATTGAAAATATCCGGACATTCCCACATATAGCCAAAATCACCCAATTCATGACCATACAGATTATCAAATTGCCAATGGCGAAGATCGACGGAATGGTAGACGGCTAAACGACCTTGCATCGCTGTCGTTTGTGTTCCGAGGAACATCATCCATTTGCCATTTCGGTAAATGACCTTCGGATCTCGCGTGTGCTCAGTCACACCCGGTGGTAATTCACGAATCACGGGACCAATTTTATGTAGCGGCTCACCAGCTTGTGAGATCGCAGCACACTGCATCGTCTGACGGGAGCGCTCTTGACCCAGCCTGACATTCCCCGTGTAAAAGACCATCAACGCTTTATCCAGACTGACAGCATGACCAGAATAAACACCATGACTATCAAACCAATCTGATGGTGTCAATGCAACATCATTCCAGCGCCAATTCAGTAAATCGTCACTCAACGTATGGACCCAATACTTATCCGTATGGGCACAACCAACTGGAGACCACTGGTAGAATAAATGGTACTGCCCTTCATGGAAAATAAATCCATTCGGATCATTCAATAACCCACGAGGGGGAGCAATATGCCAAGATGGACGATAATGACAAGCCACAGGTTGTGCCAAATCACTCAATTGTGTTCTTTGCTGCGCTTCAATGGCTCTTCCCAGACGGAATAAAGCATCTTCATTCACGGTTTCATCAGATAAATCGGTGAGATGCCATTCTCCCAATACTTCTTCAAGTACAACATCAGCAGGTAAATTCTGAATGACATCCGGATTTCGGACAGCGAGAGAAACATGATGTTCTGGCAACAATACCCGATAGATATTACTGACACCGCCAGCCAACTCGATGAGATCTTCTAAGCACATGTATCGATAGTCCTATATTTCTGGGAACGTTCTCAAAATATAGATCTGCCAAAAAAATGCAAGAGAACACGACAAATTGGTCATACCAAATTCATATTATGTGAACATCGGCACAACTCTTCATTGCTCAACAGGTTTCACGCTCAATATTCTCGAAGGTCAACACTACTTTGCTCATTTCTTTACCACGGCCTTCAATTCGGTCTAGCAGCATTCTTGCTGCATTTTCTCCGGCTTTGTCGAAGGCATAATTAAACGTTGAAAGTGATGGACTGCTGATATACGCCAACTCATCATTACCAACCCCCAGCACTTTAACCTGCTCTCCGGCTGCTATCCCCATCTCACGCATCGCTTTAATCGCCCCGACCGCAATTCGGTCTGTCGCACAAAATAGTCCATCGGTTGCCGGATATGCCTGTAAAAACTCACGTGCCAACTGATAACCCGATTCAATGGAGAAGTCACCGTGGGCATGGAAGACGACTTGTTGTTGATGTAGGTGCAACGACTTCTCCAACCCTTGGGAACGGAGCTCATCTACGGCAAGATCATCCGTTTGTACACCAATAAATCCAACCTGTTGACACCCCTGCGCGATTAAACGCTGCCCGGCTTCGTAACCAACACGAAAATCATCATGGATAATGCTGGGAATATCATATAAAGAACCATCCTGACCGATGAGTACCACTGGAACAGATGACTGTTGGATAGCTTTAATCAATGGCATATCCAGATGTGTTGCGAAAAACACAATACCTTCAACCCGCTTCTGGTTAAAAATCTGGATATATTCGAGCTCTTTACTATGATTCTGATGCGTATTGGCCAGCAGAACATGTTTTCCCGCAGGCTCAAAAATGGCTGTCAAACCATCGACACCCTGTGCAGTTGCGTGTGATGAGACCCGCGGTACAATGACACCGATCAAATTCGTTTTCTGGGATTTTAAATCCTTTGCAACCTGATTGACAACATAGCCACATTGAGAAACAGCTTCTAACACTTTGATTTTGGTCGCTTTTTTTACGCCATATTCATTATTAATTACACGCGAGACTGTTGATTTTGAAACACCAGCTAACCTTGCGACATCATGTAAACTCGCCATTCCGTTTCCTTATACCTTTTGGAATCAATTGCAATCACACCCAGGTGTCAACTAAAAATTGGGGATGAAATGTCACCATCAGTCGTGACAACGTGATTTTACCCTTGTTTTCGTCATAATTCGTCGTTCCATTAGCGATCTGACTCACATAATACTCCACATGGTTTTGACCATTTGTTAATTATTGACAAGAATCCAAATTGCAAACGTTCCCAAAAGATAGAATTATCTGTATACAAAAATATAATCCAATAACAGAATCGGAGTAAGTTATGGACTATCCAGTCATCGCGAAACAGCTACTAGAGCATCTGGGTGGCAAACAAAACATCCAAGCATTAGCACACTGTGCAACTCGTCTAAGATTAGCACTCAAAGACGAATCTGTGATTAATGAAGATGCCATTAATGAGATCGAAGGCGTCAAAGGTCAATTTAAAGTCGCAGGGCAATACCAAATCATTTTTGGTTCCGGGATTGTCAATCAAGTATATGCCGCTATGTCAGAAGCCACTGGAATGGCGGAGATGTCAACCAATGATGTCGCACAAGCTGGTGCCCAAAAACAGAATATTGTCCAGCGTGCCGTCAAAGGGCTGTCTGATATTTTTGTCCCTATTATTCCTGCGATTGTTGCCGGTGGTTTATTGATGGGGATATTTAATGTCCTCACCGCCAAGGGGCTATTCATTGATGGTCAGTCGTTGATTGACGCCAATCCGGGACTGGCTGACCTTGCCAGCATGATCAATACTTTCGCCAATGCGCCATTTGTTTATTTACCCATCTTACTGGCATTTTCCGCCACCAAAAAATTCGGTGGTAACCCATTCCTTGGTGCCGCACTCGGGATGTTGATGGTTCACCCGGATTTACTCAATGGTTGGGGATTTGGTAGTGCCTCGGTCCACGGGACAATCCCAACATGGAATATTTTAGGCTTCGAGATTCAGAAAGTCGGCTATCAAGGCTCGGTCCTTCCGGTTCTTGTTTGTGCATTCATTCTGGCGAAGATTGAAAACAGCCTGCGGAGAGTCATCCCTTCCGTTCTGGATAATCTGCTCACACCACTACTGGCACTGTTCGTCACAGGCTTTCTTACTTTCACCGTGGTCGGCCCGTTCACACGAGATTTAGGTTTCCTATTAGGTGACGGTTTGAACTGGTTGTATGAATCAGCTGGTTTCATCGGCGGGGCTATTTTTGGCTTTATTTATGCGCCTTTCGTGATTACCGGTATGCATCACAGTTTCATTGCGATTGAAACGCAACTTTTGGCTGATGTCGCAGTCACAGGTGGTACATTT contains these protein-coding regions:
- a CDS encoding glycoside hydrolase family 32 protein codes for the protein MCLEDLIELAGGVSNIYRVLLPEHHVSLAVRNPDVIQNLPADVVLEEVLGEWHLTDLSDETVNEDALFRLGRAIEAQQRTQLSDLAQPVACHYRPSWHIAPPRGLLNDPNGFIFHEGQYHLFYQWSPVGCAHTDKYWVHTLSDDLLNWRWNDVALTPSDWFDSHGVYSGHAVSLDKALMVFYTGNVRLGQERSRQTMQCAAISQAGEPLHKIGPVIRELPPGVTEHTRDPKVIYRNGKWMMFLGTQTTAMQGRLAVYHSVDLRHWQFDNLYGHELGDFGYMWECPDIFNVNGQDCFVFAPQGIQSESELNTVPHQNRIAQVSFNAQDEISISKLQVLDHGFDFYAPQSMETPDGRRVMCGWMGLPDELKHPTCRSGWIHQLTALRELEFVGGKIVQHPLRELAALRGELHDICLENDAVDLNTKTFELFVELEWGSRLRLFEDEQYYIEIYLDPIKHRLLLDRTHTQIEEGDTVREVELSSGSVALQILADNSSLEIFINHGEAVMTTRVFTPESATRLSVKDATVNLQVYELQAPVTPYRS
- a CDS encoding sucrose-specific PTS transporter subunit IIBC; the encoded protein is MDYPVIAKQLLEHLGGKQNIQALAHCATRLRLALKDESVINEDAINEIEGVKGQFKVAGQYQIIFGSGIVNQVYAAMSEATGMAEMSTNDVAQAGAQKQNIVQRAVKGLSDIFVPIIPAIVAGGLLMGIFNVLTAKGLFIDGQSLIDANPGLADLASMINTFANAPFVYLPILLAFSATKKFGGNPFLGAALGMLMVHPDLLNGWGFGSASVHGTIPTWNILGFEIQKVGYQGSVLPVLVCAFILAKIENSLRRVIPSVLDNLLTPLLALFVTGFLTFTVVGPFTRDLGFLLGDGLNWLYESAGFIGGAIFGFIYAPFVITGMHHSFIAIETQLLADVAVTGGTFIFPIAAMSNVAQGAASLAVGMMTRDQKLKGIAIPSGVTALLGITEPAMFGVNLKMRYPFIAAITGSAIASAFITFFHVKAHALGAAGLPGIISINPAKLSYYIIGMAISFITAFGLTYALGVRNKAKQQTKAAA
- a CDS encoding glutathione S-transferase family protein — protein: MGKLIEGTWHDVWYDTKSQQGRFVREDAGFRHWVKHDPDAQFQPESGRYHLYVSLACPWAHRTLIFRQLKALNDHIDVTIVCPDMMSEGWTFGIPEPLFGHTRLHQIYTRAKPDYTGRVTVPVLWDKKTNTIVSNESSEIIRMFNSEFNHLTGNSLDFYPKSLQAAIDQWNDRIYPNVNNGVYRCGFATTQDAYEEAYESLFEELDKIDAHLAGSRYLVGNQLTEADWRLFTTLIRFDAVYVGHFKCNKRRIADYEHLSGYLKELYQIPGIQDTTDFYHIKRHYYFSHTGINPTQVVPAGPELDLLSPHGRAHLT
- a CDS encoding aminoimidazole riboside kinase, with the translated sequence MNTIWLTGDAVVDLIPDGESHYLKCPGGAPANVAVAIARLGGESAFFGRVGFDPMGKFMRQVLAEESVNTDYLLLDKAQRTSTVVVDLDDHGERSFTFMVKPSADQFLIPDDIPQFQQNEWLHVCSIALANEPSRSSTLAAIQQIKQAGGSFSFDPNLREEVWSNPEEMIPTVMQVVYQADVVKFSAEELTLLTGTETIEDGLQTLAKFSIPLIVITLGAEGTLIVSQGEQIKVPSRPVDVVDTTGAGDAFVGGMLCRLSEFEQWKNRATIIDAVTWGNCCGGLATTHKGAMTALPQRHQLLELIMREHSSGKN
- a CDS encoding LacI family DNA-binding transcriptional regulator is translated as MASLHDVARLAGVSKSTVSRVINNEYGVKKATKIKVLEAVSQCGYVVNQVAKDLKSQKTNLIGVIVPRVSSHATAQGVDGLTAIFEPAGKHVLLANTHQNHSKELEYIQIFNQKRVEGIVFFATHLDMPLIKAIQQSSVPVVLIGQDGSLYDIPSIIHDDFRVGYEAGQRLIAQGCQQVGFIGVQTDDLAVDELRSQGLEKSLHLHQQQVVFHAHGDFSIESGYQLAREFLQAYPATDGLFCATDRIAVGAIKAMREMGIAAGEQVKVLGVGNDELAYISSPSLSTFNYAFDKAGENAARMLLDRIEGRGKEMSKVVLTFENIERETC